The DNA region TTATGAAAAGTTGCTTGTCAGGCGCGTTACTGAGTGTGCAGCGGTATATCCGAACAAAAAAGGCGAGGTGCGTTTAGCATCGGCTGATATGAAATATGCTTCTGTGCTTACATGCGGCGGAAGATTTACTGTCACCGAGAGCGCGAATATACTGCTTGGGGGACTCATGGTAGTATTCCCCGAAGATAATCTGGCACTGGACTGCACTTTCGATAACGAATTCAAAAGACAGAAAAGCGGCTTTGCAGGCAAAGCAGGATTGGGCACTGACCTGTAATGAAGAAATGACATGCTCTCCCTGCTGATCCGCTCGGGATAGATGTCATTCACTATGATTTATCATATATACCGAATTCCCTCGGGGCTTTGGTAGAGTTCACATAAAGGGCGTGAATAAAATGAGTACGGAAACAATGGATAAGATATATTCGGTCAACGGACCTGTCGTTACGGTGCGCAATACCAAGAGCTTTGCCATGCAGGAAATGGTTTTTGTCGGCGAAAAGCGCTTGATAGGCGAAGTTATCCGCGTAAGCGCAAAGGAAACTACCTTGCAGGTCTATGAGACTACCACGGGACTGAAACCCGGTGAACCTGTTTACGGCACGGGTGCGCCTATGGCGGCAACTCTCGGCCCGGGAATACTTGATAATATGTATGACGGTATCGAAAGACCTCTGAAAAAGCTGGAGGAGATAAGCGGTGCGTTCATATCCGAGGGCGCTAATGTCCCTGCGCTTGATCCCAAGCGTAAGTTCGATGTTACGGTGACAGTAAAGAGGGGCGATATACTTCGTCCCGGCGAGATATATGCTACCTGCCCCGAAACTGCGCTGATAACACACAAGTGTATGCTCTCGCCTTTATCTAAGGGCGGAAAGGTCGTATGGACGGCTGTTACGGGCAAGTATAATGTAAACGATGTAGTAGTAAGGCTGCATGACGAGTACGGCAATGAAGAGGAACTCACCCTCTGCCAGAAGTGGCCTATAAGAACTCCCCGCCCCTGTGCGGAGAGAATGCCTATGTCGAGACCGCTGATAACAGGTCAGCGTATAATCGATACCGTAGTACCCGTGGCTAAGGGCGGTACTGCTGCTATTCCGGGAGGATTCGGTACAGGCAAGACCATGAACCAGCACCAGATAGCAAAGTGGTGCGATGCTGATATAATCGTATACGTAGGCTGCGGCGAGCGTGGAAATGAAATGACACAGGTACTTGAGGAATTCAGCGAACTGATAGACCCCAAGACACAGCGTCCGCTGACTGACAGAACTACCATGATAGCAAATACCTCGAATATGCCTGTTGCAGCAAGAGAGGCTTCCATATACACAGGTATAACTCTGGCTGAATATTACAGAGATATGGGCTATCATATAGCTATTATGGCAGATTCCACATCCCGTTGGGCTGAGGCTCTGCGTGAGATATCGGGCCGTCTGGAAGAAATGCCCGCAGAGGAAGGTTTCCCTGCATATCTGCCATCGCGTATATCGGAATTTTACGAGAGAGCAGGTTATGTAAAGACACTGAACGGTGCTGAGGGCTCTGTTACCATAATAGGAGCGGTATCCCCTCAGGGTTCGGATTTCTCCGAGCCTGTAACACAGAACACCAAGCGTTTCGTAAGGTGCTTCTGGGCACTGGATAAGGCACTTGCTTATGCAAGACACTATCCTGCCATAAACTGGAATACAAGCTATTCCGAATATACCGATGATCTCTCAGCATATTACAGAGATAATGTTGCCCCTGATTTTATGGAGGTAAGACAGCAGATATCAAATATCCTCGTTGAGGAAAACAGCCTGATGGAGATAGTCAAGCTGATGGGTACTGATGTGCTCCCCGATGACCAGAAACTGCTTATCGAAGTTGCAAGAGTAGTGCGTGTAGGATTCTTACAGCAGAATGCTTACCATAAGGACGATACCTATGTACCTTTGGAGAAGCAGTACCGCATGATGAAGGCTATACTCAGATTCTTTGAGCTTTCAAAAGATGCTCTCGCAGATGGTGTTTCCATCGACAGGATAATGTCTAACGGCTGGGCTGACAAGCTCATCAAGATAAAGTACGATATCCCCAATGACAAACTCGGTATGTTCGACGATTACGAGAGGGATATGAACGAGTGGTACAAGAACGCGGAGGTGGTCTGAGTTGAATATAAAATATATCGGTCTCAGCGAGATAAACGGACCTCTGGTCGTTCTCGATAAATGTAAGAACGTAAGCTATGACGAGATAGCTGATATCGAGTTGGATAATGGCACTCACCGTCTGGCGCGTGTTGTTGAGGTATACGAGGATAAGGCAGTATTGCAGGTCTTTGAGGGCACTAAGGGGCTCTCGCTGAAAAATACGACCACAAGCTTTGAAGGCAGACCTATGGAACTCCCTCTGGGCGGAGAAATGCTGGGACGTATTTTCAACGGCGCAGGCAAGCCTATCGATGGTCTGGGCGAGATAGTTGCAGAAGAGTACCGCGATATCAACGGCGAACCGCTGAATCCCGTATCCAGAGTTTACCCCAGAAACTATATAAATACAGGCATATCATCCATAGATGCACTTATGACCCTTATCAGAGGTCAGAAACTGCCTATATTCTCTGGCTCGGGTCTTTCACATAATAAACTGGCTGTGCAGATAGTACGTCAGGCAAAGATAGCTGATGAAGCAGGTCAGGATTTCGCAGTAGTATTCGGT from Ruminococcus albus AD2013 includes:
- a CDS encoding V-type ATP synthase subunit A, with the protein product MDKIYSVNGPVVTVRNTKSFAMQEMVFVGEKRLIGEVIRVSAKETTLQVYETTTGLKPGEPVYGTGAPMAATLGPGILDNMYDGIERPLKKLEEISGAFISEGANVPALDPKRKFDVTVTVKRGDILRPGEIYATCPETALITHKCMLSPLSKGGKVVWTAVTGKYNVNDVVVRLHDEYGNEEELTLCQKWPIRTPRPCAERMPMSRPLITGQRIIDTVVPVAKGGTAAIPGGFGTGKTMNQHQIAKWCDADIIVYVGCGERGNEMTQVLEEFSELIDPKTQRPLTDRTTMIANTSNMPVAAREASIYTGITLAEYYRDMGYHIAIMADSTSRWAEALREISGRLEEMPAEEGFPAYLPSRISEFYERAGYVKTLNGAEGSVTIIGAVSPQGSDFSEPVTQNTKRFVRCFWALDKALAYARHYPAINWNTSYSEYTDDLSAYYRDNVAPDFMEVRQQISNILVEENSLMEIVKLMGTDVLPDDQKLLIEVARVVRVGFLQQNAYHKDDTYVPLEKQYRMMKAILRFFELSKDALADGVSIDRIMSNGWADKLIKIKYDIPNDKLGMFDDYERDMNEWYKNAEVV